One Brassica napus cultivar Da-Ae chromosome C2, Da-Ae, whole genome shotgun sequence DNA window includes the following coding sequences:
- the LOC106379700 gene encoding abscisic acid receptor PYL3, giving the protein MNPNLPLSHAPSSSSSTTTTPYGLTKDEFSTLDPIIRTYHTLPRSPNTCTSLIAHRVDAPARTIWRFVRDFANPNKYKHFIKSCTIRGNGKEISVGTIREVSVVSGLPASTSVELLEALDEEKRILSFRVLGGEHRLRNYRSVTSVNEFVVLEKDKVKREYSVVLESYIVDIPKGNTEEDTRMFVDTVVKSNLQNLAVVSMASPT; this is encoded by the coding sequence atgaACCCTAATCTTCCTCTTAGCCACGCCccatcatcgtcatcatcaacaacaacaacaccataTGGATTAACGAAGGACGAGTTTTCAACTCTAGATCCAATCATCAGAACGTACCACACGCTCCCAAGATCGCCAAACACGTGCACATCCCTCATAGCACACCGCGTAGACGCACCAGCACGTACCATATGGAGATTCGTCCGCGACTTCGCGAATCCAAACAAATACAAACACTTTATCAAAAGCTGCACCATCAGAGGTAACGGTAAAGAGATTAGCGTCGGGACCATAAGGGAAGTTAGCGTCGTGTCTGGTCTTCCAGCGTCAACAAGCGTTGAGTTACTAGAAGCTCTAGATGAAGAGAAACGAATCTTGAGTTTTCGTGTTCTTGGAGGAGAACACCGGTTAAGAAATTACCGGTCGGTTACGTCGGTTAATGAGTTTGTTGTCTTGGAAAAGGATAAGGTCAAGAGAGAGTACAGTGTGGTGTTGGAGTCTTACATTGTTGATATACCAAAAGGTAATACAGAGGAAGATACGAGGATGTTTGTGGATACTGTCGTTAAATCCAATTTACAGAATCTCGCCGTCGTTTCCATGGCTTCTCCGacttga